Proteins encoded together in one Candidatus Sulfotelmatobacter sp. window:
- a CDS encoding tetratricopeptide repeat protein, producing MLKNGFVIGNIVLRAAAVFCLLAAFSIAQQPAEKQPLAPGSPQDLVQQGDKLEREGKLDDALALYGRALDKSPDLYEAHLSSGIALDLKGNYSDAREHLAKAIEVAPADSKPQALRAMAISYAFEGDTFKAAGFETQVLNARLAKNDSVGAAELCNELGRIYLEAGDPDHAEKWYKMAYNTIAHKSDLNDADKNLWLFRWENAQARIAARRGKADEARQHVAAAKDALDKANNPDQMRFYPYLTGYVAFYTGDYKTAIAELQKADQHDPATLALLGEAYEKLGDAAQAKTYYQKVLEAYAHNPANAFARPLATKKLNSGG from the coding sequence ATGCTTAAAAACGGTTTCGTGATCGGAAATATTGTATTGCGCGCAGCCGCCGTCTTTTGTCTGCTTGCTGCCTTTAGCATTGCCCAACAGCCTGCCGAAAAGCAGCCGCTCGCCCCTGGCAGTCCGCAGGATCTGGTGCAGCAGGGCGATAAACTGGAGCGCGAGGGCAAGCTTGATGACGCTCTCGCTCTCTACGGCCGCGCGCTCGACAAGTCGCCGGACCTCTACGAAGCACACCTATCCTCGGGTATAGCTCTCGACCTGAAAGGAAACTACAGCGACGCGCGCGAGCACTTGGCCAAGGCCATCGAAGTTGCGCCCGCCGATTCCAAGCCGCAGGCGTTGCGTGCAATGGCCATCTCGTACGCTTTCGAGGGCGACACATTCAAGGCCGCGGGATTCGAGACGCAGGTTCTCAACGCTCGGCTGGCGAAGAATGATTCTGTGGGTGCAGCCGAGCTTTGCAACGAACTGGGCCGCATTTATCTGGAAGCAGGCGACCCCGACCACGCCGAGAAGTGGTACAAGATGGCCTACAACACCATCGCGCACAAATCCGACCTGAACGACGCGGACAAGAATCTTTGGCTGTTCCGCTGGGAAAATGCGCAGGCGCGGATTGCCGCGCGCCGAGGAAAAGCCGACGAAGCGCGGCAGCACGTCGCCGCCGCCAAGGACGCTCTCGACAAAGCCAACAACCCCGACCAGATGAGGTTCTATCCCTATCTCACGGGCTACGTCGCGTTTTACACCGGAGACTATAAGACTGCCATTGCCGAATTACAGAAAGCCGACCAGCATGATCCCGCGACGCTGGCGTTGCTGGGCGAGGCCTATGAGAAGTTGGGAGACGCCGCCCAGGCGAAGACCTATTACCAGAAAGTTCTCGAGGCATATGCTCACAATCCCGCGAACGCGTTTGCGCGGCCGCTGGCGACGAAGAAACTAAACAGCGGAGGCTAG
- the mqnE gene encoding aminofutalosine synthase MqnE, with product MSAPRPSHAFQPHAFQTDDARLRPIHDKVQARERLDVDDALALYRTGDILAVGWMANAVRERMHGDKTYFNVNRHINPTNVCVAACRLCAFGRKKDTPGAYTMALDEAFETAASGYTEAVTEFHIVGGLHPDLPFQYFLDLCSGLKQRFPQVHLKAFTMVEVAYLSRRAKLSIRETLEQLKAAGVDSLPGGGAEIFADRVRHIICDHKIDGSEWLETAKLAHQIGLKSNATMLYGHVENDEDRVDHLMKLRVLQDETGGFQTFIPLAFHPDNTPLQHLPKTTGMLDIKQIAVSRLVLDNFPHIKSYWQMVTAKMAQISLRFGADDMDGTVIEEKIYHDAGATTPQGMRREELQRLIRAAGREPIERDTLYRPVTRTETSVTVAV from the coding sequence ATGTCTGCCCCACGCCCATCGCACGCTTTTCAGCCCCACGCCTTCCAAACTGACGACGCGCGGCTCCGGCCGATTCACGATAAAGTTCAGGCGCGCGAACGTCTTGACGTGGACGATGCTCTTGCGCTTTATCGCACCGGCGACATTCTCGCCGTGGGCTGGATGGCCAATGCGGTGCGCGAGCGCATGCACGGCGACAAGACCTATTTCAACGTTAATCGCCATATCAATCCTACGAATGTTTGTGTGGCGGCGTGTCGGCTATGCGCCTTTGGCCGCAAGAAAGATACGCCCGGCGCTTACACCATGGCGCTGGACGAAGCTTTCGAAACCGCCGCTTCCGGCTACACCGAGGCCGTCACAGAGTTTCATATCGTCGGCGGACTACATCCCGACCTGCCGTTTCAATACTTTCTCGATCTCTGCTCCGGACTAAAGCAGCGTTTTCCTCAGGTGCATTTGAAGGCCTTTACCATGGTCGAGGTGGCATATTTGTCGAGGCGGGCGAAGTTGTCGATACGCGAGACGCTGGAACAACTGAAAGCCGCCGGAGTGGATTCGCTGCCCGGAGGCGGAGCCGAAATTTTTGCCGATCGCGTGCGCCACATAATTTGCGACCACAAAATCGACGGCAGCGAATGGCTCGAGACCGCCAAGCTAGCGCATCAGATCGGTTTAAAGTCGAATGCGACCATGCTCTACGGGCATGTCGAAAACGACGAAGACCGTGTCGATCATCTGATGAAGCTGCGCGTCTTGCAGGACGAAACCGGCGGCTTCCAGACATTTATTCCGCTGGCGTTCCATCCTGACAACACACCGTTGCAGCATTTGCCGAAAACCACCGGCATGCTCGATATCAAGCAGATCGCGGTCAGCCGCCTGGTCCTCGACAACTTCCCGCACATTAAATCGTACTGGCAGATGGTGACGGCGAAGATGGCGCAGATATCTCTGCGTTTCGGCGCCGATGACATGGACGGCACCGTGATCGAAGAAAAGATCTATCACGACGCCGGCGCGACCACGCCGCAAGGCATGCGCCGCGAAGAATTGCAGCGCCTGATCCGCGCCGCCGGCCGCGAACCCATCGAGCGCGACACGCTCTATCGGCCGGTCACGCGGACGGAGACGTCGGTTACGGTCGCTGTCTGA
- a CDS encoding phosphatase PAP2 family protein has translation MVRSRPLVRNKPIPSKSDMVDRKLALKVSLTVLLFGIILALSLNRDFYEDSMTSAFLSLALAGALIVLGMIRRSWFDLLWVLIGSLFLAVLDYRVMGFRPAFMAGFSFVGMAALAVLGTHTIWAEGDERKLLVYGFLPSVLFVGSEYMASTLLDVTEKLHPKAFDLFLYSFDCSLRVQFSFLMGQFFWTWLWVRFVCLVIYIALPLPLALVYAAHLRCKRQNALAVMLAFLVTGPLGVLFYNMLPACGPVHLFGAAFPFHPPSIAEAMGMNVVPVLIKGARNAIPSLHMAWVLLVWWNSKGLARWIRAIALVFVILTVMATLGTGEHYFIDLVVAFPFSLMVQALCSYSLPFRGSPRRSGFLFGAFVTLIWLALLSFSTRLFWISPVLPWAMILATVGPSILLWNRLIEAGTEELPVRSRGAAAGVTA, from the coding sequence ATGGTGCGCTCGCGTCCGCTCGTGCGCAATAAGCCGATCCCATCGAAGAGCGACATGGTCGACCGCAAGCTTGCTCTCAAGGTGAGCCTGACCGTGCTGCTGTTTGGGATAATTCTCGCCCTTTCTCTCAATCGCGATTTTTATGAAGATTCGATGACCTCGGCCTTTCTGTCGCTGGCCTTGGCCGGCGCCCTGATTGTTTTGGGGATGATTCGGCGCTCTTGGTTCGATCTGCTGTGGGTGCTGATCGGCAGTCTGTTTCTGGCCGTGCTCGATTATCGGGTCATGGGATTCCGGCCCGCATTTATGGCTGGTTTTTCTTTCGTGGGCATGGCCGCCTTGGCGGTCTTGGGTACGCACACGATTTGGGCGGAAGGGGATGAGCGGAAACTTCTGGTCTACGGATTTCTTCCCTCGGTTCTTTTTGTCGGGTCAGAATACATGGCAAGCACCCTTCTTGATGTCACGGAGAAGCTCCATCCGAAGGCGTTCGACCTGTTCCTGTACTCGTTTGATTGCAGCTTGCGGGTGCAGTTCAGTTTCCTGATGGGGCAATTCTTCTGGACCTGGCTGTGGGTTCGATTCGTGTGCCTCGTGATCTATATCGCGCTTCCGCTGCCTTTGGCTTTGGTGTACGCGGCGCATCTGCGCTGTAAGAGGCAGAATGCGCTGGCGGTGATGCTGGCGTTTCTGGTCACGGGTCCACTAGGGGTTCTTTTCTATAACATGCTGCCAGCCTGCGGCCCGGTGCACCTCTTTGGCGCGGCGTTTCCCTTTCACCCACCATCCATTGCAGAAGCGATGGGCATGAACGTCGTCCCTGTTCTGATCAAAGGAGCGCGCAATGCCATTCCTTCACTGCATATGGCCTGGGTTCTGCTGGTGTGGTGGAACTCAAAGGGACTGGCGCGCTGGATACGGGCGATTGCGTTGGTGTTCGTAATCCTCACCGTGATGGCGACATTAGGTACGGGAGAACATTACTTCATCGATCTGGTGGTCGCGTTCCCGTTTTCTCTGATGGTGCAGGCCCTGTGCTCTTACTCACTGCCGTTCCGCGGCAGCCCGCGGCGGAGCGGATTTCTATTCGGCGCCTTTGTGACATTAATCTGGCTGGCTCTGCTGAGCTTCAGCACCAGGCTGTTCTGGATTTCGCCGGTGCTGCCGTGGGCAATGATTCTCGCCACCGTGGGCCCATCGATCTTGCTGTGGAATCGCTTGATCGAAGCCGGAACCGAAGAACTGCCAGTGCGCTCTCGGGGCGCCGCTGCCGGAGTGACGGCCTAA
- a CDS encoding UbiA-like polyprenyltransferase, whose translation MVPVLHNLRVTLEMIKWEHSVFALPFALCGAVLAAGGFPSAHQLLWIVVAMVAARSAAMAFNRWADAAIDAANPRTSTRALPAGHLTSTFVITFVVVASAIFVLAASQLNRLTLLLSPVALAVLLLYSYTKRMTRWSHLVLGFALGIAPAAAWIAVRGSLDPGILLLTAAVTFWVAGFDVLYACQDFEFDRRAGLHSIPRYLGISSSLWIARGFHLVMIGLLVALLIVFGMGKLAACGVLAVILLLLYEHSLVRPNDLSKLNAAFFTMNGVISVLFFVFVAADVLLRR comes from the coding sequence CTGGTGCCGGTCCTGCACAACCTGCGCGTTACGCTGGAGATGATCAAATGGGAGCACTCCGTGTTTGCGCTTCCGTTTGCGCTATGCGGGGCCGTGCTCGCCGCCGGAGGATTTCCTTCCGCGCACCAACTGCTGTGGATTGTCGTCGCGATGGTCGCGGCGCGCTCCGCGGCGATGGCATTCAACCGCTGGGCCGATGCCGCCATCGACGCTGCCAACCCGCGCACCAGTACGCGCGCTTTGCCGGCCGGACATCTTACCTCTACATTTGTCATCACCTTCGTAGTTGTTGCCAGCGCCATATTTGTTCTGGCTGCGTCGCAGCTGAATCGGCTAACATTGTTGCTGTCCCCAGTTGCTCTGGCCGTGCTGCTGCTTTATTCCTACACCAAGCGAATGACGCGGTGGTCGCATCTGGTATTGGGATTCGCACTTGGGATCGCTCCTGCGGCAGCATGGATCGCTGTACGGGGTTCGCTCGATCCGGGCATCTTGCTGCTGACGGCTGCCGTAACTTTCTGGGTCGCAGGTTTCGATGTGCTCTATGCCTGCCAGGATTTTGAGTTCGATCGCCGGGCGGGACTGCACTCCATTCCGCGATATCTTGGTATTTCGTCTTCGCTGTGGATCGCCCGCGGTTTTCACCTGGTAATGATCGGCCTGCTCGTGGCGCTGCTGATCGTGTTTGGAATGGGAAAGTTGGCGGCCTGTGGAGTGCTGGCAGTAATTCTCCTCCTCCTCTACGAGCACTCCTTGGTTCGGCCCAATGACTTGTCGAAACTCAATGCCGCATTCTTCACCATGAACGGCGTGATCTCGGTTTTGTTCTTTGTGTTCGTCGCGGCCGATGTGCTGCTGCGGAGGTAG
- a CDS encoding helix-hairpin-helix domain-containing protein, with the protein MALLSLLLAACAACSPNQSPDQLREKTAEETASLKRDTKAVAEGVKEGLSNKKVVDLNKASKDDLTSLPGITSPRADRILAERPYANTRQLVTRHVLSEDEYGQIQDRVTVTR; encoded by the coding sequence ATGGCACTGCTTAGTTTGTTGCTCGCGGCTTGCGCGGCTTGTTCGCCCAATCAATCACCCGATCAACTCCGTGAAAAGACTGCCGAAGAAACCGCGAGTCTCAAGCGCGATACCAAGGCTGTGGCCGAGGGGGTTAAAGAGGGGCTAAGCAACAAGAAAGTCGTCGACCTCAATAAAGCTTCCAAAGACGATTTGACCTCGCTGCCGGGCATCACCTCGCCACGTGCGGATCGCATTCTCGCCGAGCGTCCTTACGCAAACACTCGCCAACTTGTGACACGGCACGTGCTGTCGGAAGACGAATATGGGCAGATTCAGGACCGCGTAACCGTCACCCGCTAG
- a CDS encoding choice-of-anchor tandem repeat GloVer-containing protein: MTRRSAAYVYSLVAVAILILAISATPAAAQAFSTLHNFCTVTNCTDGYYSSSGLIQGTDGNYYGTAYYGGDFGAGSVYNITADGDLTTFYSFCGQANCADGYHPWPALVLGSDGRFYGTTTDGGANGNGTIFSLTGDGTLTTLYNFCSQANCADGYYSGGALLQGTDGNYYGLNSFGGLNGAGTIFRITPSGTYTTLHTFCSQTNCPDGIYPRGALVQGANGNFYGVTSGDGGYTSYGTVFSITPSDTFTILHTFCSQGGVCKDGFDPWGGLAQGNDGNLYGTTEDGGTEYCERRLNHSGPGCGTVFKITPGGRLTTILALPGPKAGENPTAQLILASDGKFYGATMYGGTHTNVGCAPAGCGTLFSITSDGALRTVHNFRGYLDDGYISAQLLQGTDGNFYGSTIYGGTIGYCEFGCGTVFSLSQGLSPFVKPIPPSTRVGTSVIILGNNLTGSSSVTFNGTAAIFTVVSNTEITATVPSGASTGEIQVVTPTGTLTSNVSFGVTN; the protein is encoded by the coding sequence ATGACACGCCGAAGCGCCGCGTACGTCTATAGTCTAGTGGCTGTAGCTATTCTGATTCTGGCAATCAGCGCAACGCCAGCCGCTGCACAGGCTTTCAGTACCCTACACAATTTCTGCACCGTCACCAACTGCACTGACGGCTACTATTCCTCCTCGGGCCTGATTCAGGGCACGGACGGGAACTACTACGGCACAGCCTACTACGGCGGCGACTTCGGCGCAGGTTCGGTCTACAACATCACGGCCGACGGCGACTTAACCACCTTCTACAGCTTTTGCGGCCAAGCCAATTGCGCCGATGGATACCATCCCTGGCCAGCCCTGGTCTTGGGCAGCGATGGCAGGTTCTACGGGACCACCACCGACGGCGGCGCCAATGGCAACGGCACGATCTTCAGCCTGACCGGCGACGGCACTCTGACCACGCTCTACAACTTCTGCTCGCAGGCCAATTGCGCCGACGGATACTACTCCGGGGGAGCACTGCTCCAAGGCACAGACGGAAATTACTACGGACTGAATTCGTTCGGAGGACTCAACGGCGCAGGGACGATCTTCCGCATTACTCCGTCAGGCACTTACACGACGCTTCACACTTTCTGCTCGCAAACCAACTGCCCCGACGGCATCTACCCCCGTGGCGCGCTGGTGCAGGGCGCAAACGGAAACTTCTACGGCGTCACGAGTGGCGACGGCGGCTACACATCGTACGGCACTGTCTTTAGCATCACTCCATCGGATACGTTCACGATTCTCCACACCTTCTGCTCTCAAGGTGGTGTTTGCAAGGATGGCTTCGATCCCTGGGGAGGTCTTGCCCAAGGCAACGACGGCAACTTGTACGGAACCACGGAAGATGGGGGAACCGAATACTGTGAACGCCGACTGAACCACTCCGGACCCGGTTGTGGCACAGTCTTTAAAATCACCCCAGGCGGCAGGCTAACCACGATCCTCGCCCTCCCCGGCCCGAAGGCTGGCGAGAATCCCACAGCCCAGCTGATCCTGGCAAGCGACGGGAAATTCTACGGCGCTACTATGTACGGCGGGACGCACACCAACGTCGGCTGTGCTCCTGCCGGTTGCGGCACGCTCTTCTCTATCACCTCTGATGGCGCGCTCAGGACCGTTCACAACTTCCGCGGTTACTTGGATGACGGCTACATTTCAGCCCAGTTGCTGCAAGGCACGGACGGAAACTTCTATGGCAGCACCATTTACGGCGGCACCATCGGCTACTGCGAATTCGGTTGCGGCACGGTCTTCAGCCTGTCCCAGGGCCTAAGCCCGTTCGTGAAGCCGATTCCCCCCTCAACGCGCGTCGGGACCAGTGTCATAATCCTGGGCAACAATCTCACCGGCTCCAGCAGCGTCACCTTCAACGGCACCGCGGCTATTTTCACGGTGGTATCAAATACCGAAATCACGGCAACGGTCCCATCGGGCGCCAGCACGGGCGAAATTCAAGTGGTCACTCCGACCGGAACTCTCACCAGTAACGTTTCCTTTGGAGTCACGAACTAA
- a CDS encoding protein-L-isoaspartate(D-aspartate) O-methyltransferase has product MTFSSDTSSFAASRQQMVDSQLRARGVSDQRVLDAMSRVPRHEFAPEHYRNQAHEDHPLPIGEGQTISQPYIVATMLEALALSPADRVLEIGTGSGYVTALLAELTAQVFSVERHAVLADAARELLARMGYANVKVIIGDGSQGYAEAAPYNAIIVSAAAKEVPPALVAQLAEGARMIIPVGTSDSQQLQLVRLENGVPRITLRDLCRFVPLVSEGS; this is encoded by the coding sequence ATGACTTTCTCCAGCGACACTTCTTCCTTCGCGGCCTCGCGCCAACAGATGGTCGACTCTCAACTGCGGGCGCGCGGTGTGAGCGACCAGCGGGTGCTCGATGCCATGTCGCGTGTGCCGCGCCACGAGTTCGCTCCAGAGCACTATCGCAACCAAGCGCATGAAGATCATCCTTTACCCATTGGCGAGGGGCAGACCATCTCCCAGCCGTACATCGTCGCGACCATGCTGGAAGCTTTGGCTCTCTCTCCTGCCGACCGGGTTCTTGAGATCGGCACCGGATCGGGCTACGTGACAGCATTGCTCGCAGAACTTACGGCACAAGTTTTTTCGGTGGAGCGCCACGCGGTGTTGGCGGATGCGGCAAGAGAACTGCTCGCCCGCATGGGCTACGCCAACGTGAAAGTAATAATCGGCGACGGCAGCCAGGGATACGCGGAGGCTGCGCCCTACAACGCCATCATCGTTTCTGCCGCTGCTAAGGAAGTCCCGCCGGCCCTGGTCGCGCAACTCGCAGAAGGCGCCCGCATGATCATCCCCGTAGGGACGTCGGATTCGCAGCAGCTACAGTTAGTCCGCTTGGAAAACGGCGTGCCGCGAATCACACTGCGCGATTTGTGCCGCTTTGTGCCACTGGTCTCGGAAGGGTCTTAG